TCGCTCTGATATCGAGGTGGGCATTGGAGATGATGCTGCGATTGTGTCGCCAGAACAAGGGAAGTCACTTGTCGTTTGCCAAGATCAAATGGTTGAAGAAATTCACTTTGCAGATCAGACGATGACAATGCATGATGTCGGTTACAAAGCGCTTGCTGCGAATCTAAGTGATTGTGCTGCAATGGGTGGATGGCCCGCTTATTATATGGTTACCCTTATGTTGCCAAAGCATCGATCTACTGCTCAAATCGTAGAGTTGTACAAAGGCATGGATTGTTTGGCGAAAGAGTATAAGATTGACTTAATCGGTGGAGATACGACGAGTGGGCCTGTACTTTCTGTGAATGTGACGTTACTCGGGTACATTGATGCGTCAAAGACGATGAAGAGAGCGTCTGCACAACATGGTGATGTCGTATTTGTCACTGGATTTCCCGGCGAATCTGCGGCGGGGTTAGACGTGTTGTTAGGAAAAGAGAAAGCATCTTATTCCTCTACAGATCGTCTTATTCGTGCCCATCAAAGACCTCGTCCCCGTTTGATTGAAAGTCAATGGATGGTTGAAGCTGGTTGTAAGTGTGCGAATGACATCAGCGACGGTGTTGCCAGCGAGGCGTGGGAAATTGCTGAGGCGAGTCAAGCCACCCTTTGGTTGGATGAGACAGCCGTCCCCTTTCGAGAACCGCTTAGTTTCATTCCAAAAAAAGAAGCAGTCGCGTACGCTTTAGCCGGTGGAGAAGATTATGAATTAATGGGGACGATACCTGAAGCGAAATGGCCTAAATTACAGGCGATTTTTGCACAACATCAGATGAACTTGACCTGTATAGGTCATGTGCATGCTGGACGAGGTGAAGTCCGTTCGTTAACGACAGGAGAACGTTTACCGAAGTCTGGATATAATCATTTTAATCAAGGTGAGACCGATGAAAATATATGAACGGCGTACAACGAAGCCGGAAGAAACGATAACACTTGCGACTTTAATCGGGGAGAGACTTTGGCGTGGAAGTGTCCTTACGCTTGAAGGAGATTTAGGTGCAGGCAAAACGACGTTCGCGAAAGGACTAGCCCAAGGCCTTGGCGTTCAAGGCGTTGTCAACAGTCCGACCTTCACGATTATTAAAGAATATGAAGGAAGCAGCATCCCTTTTTATCATATGGATGCCTATCGTCTTGACGGAGCTGAAGACGACATCGGAATCGATGATTACTTATTCGGTCAAGGTGTAACGGTCATTGAATGGCCGGACATTATTGCCGATTTCCTACCAGGAGAGCGTTTGGATATTTGCTTTTTTTACGAAGAACATAGTCGAAAGATACAATTACGTCCTATTGGGGCAAAATATGAGAGTCTTTGTAGGGAGTTGTTTGTGTGAAGGTATTAGCCATAGATTCAGCGAGTGCCACGATGAGCGTCGGGCTTGCGGAAGATGGTGTCTTTGTTGCTGAAATGACATCCACGGGCCTGCGTAATCATGCGATCCGATTAATGCCGGCGATTGAACATATCCTTTCATCGGTCGGATGGCACCCACAACAAATTGATCGTGTTGCTGTGGCAAAGGGACCTGGCTCGTACACTGGGATTCGAATGGGCGTGACGATTGCGAAGACATTTGCTTGGTCGGTTGGGGCAGAGTTAGTAGGTGTTTCTAGCCTTCAAGCCCTGGCATTGAACGTTAAGCATCGAAACACATTTATTTGTCCGGTATTTGACGCAAGGCGAGATCACATATATACAGGATTGTATAAGCATGGACAACCGGTCATCAAAGATCGGTATACACCTGTACAGTCATGGTTGATGGCAT
This Litoribacterium kuwaitense DNA region includes the following protein-coding sequences:
- the thiL gene encoding thiamine-phosphate kinase; the encoded protein is MDEFKLIRAITPDMHDRSDIEVGIGDDAAIVSPEQGKSLVVCQDQMVEEIHFADQTMTMHDVGYKALAANLSDCAAMGGWPAYYMVTLMLPKHRSTAQIVELYKGMDCLAKEYKIDLIGGDTTSGPVLSVNVTLLGYIDASKTMKRASAQHGDVVFVTGFPGESAAGLDVLLGKEKASYSSTDRLIRAHQRPRPRLIESQWMVEAGCKCANDISDGVASEAWEIAEASQATLWLDETAVPFREPLSFIPKKEAVAYALAGGEDYELMGTIPEAKWPKLQAIFAQHQMNLTCIGHVHAGRGEVRSLTTGERLPKSGYNHFNQGETDENI
- the tsaE gene encoding tRNA (adenosine(37)-N6)-threonylcarbamoyltransferase complex ATPase subunit type 1 TsaE, with protein sequence MKIYERRTTKPEETITLATLIGERLWRGSVLTLEGDLGAGKTTFAKGLAQGLGVQGVVNSPTFTIIKEYEGSSIPFYHMDAYRLDGAEDDIGIDDYLFGQGVTVIEWPDIIADFLPGERLDICFFYEEHSRKIQLRPIGAKYESLCRELFV
- the tsaB gene encoding tRNA (adenosine(37)-N6)-threonylcarbamoyltransferase complex dimerization subunit type 1 TsaB; the protein is MKVLAIDSASATMSVGLAEDGVFVAEMTSTGLRNHAIRLMPAIEHILSSVGWHPQQIDRVAVAKGPGSYTGIRMGVTIAKTFAWSVGAELVGVSSLQALALNVKHRNTFICPVFDARRDHIYTGLYKHGQPVIKDRYTPVQSWLMALKNEVDDEPILFIGESAPAFQESIAKTLSTDVLFSSQNENIPHAGTLAMEAIHEVPSEIHTFTPEYLKLAEAEEKWQQRTQ